The following proteins are co-located in the Streptomyces sp. DT2A-34 genome:
- a CDS encoding Uma2 family endonuclease: MDYGKMRAIAEELTAYAEHLEGAWNVEIGPSGPFLAMMSPSKRHEGTVRRIRNQLNAQLPDTHPGYICENGPEIEHPAIGRMRRPDAVVIPEEVLDEEGLAVDATQVLAVIEIVSPSNPNNDYGEKLTEYPAMGIAHYLIVDPRTGTIEVHSDPCKDRYQRKDPYIFGDHVPCGPWTVDTREFRRYGKADRESER, translated from the coding sequence ATGGACTACGGGAAAATGCGCGCGATCGCCGAGGAGCTCACGGCGTACGCCGAGCACCTTGAGGGGGCCTGGAACGTCGAGATCGGGCCCTCCGGCCCGTTCCTCGCAATGATGAGCCCCTCGAAACGTCATGAGGGCACGGTCCGGCGTATCCGCAATCAGCTCAACGCACAGCTTCCCGACACCCACCCCGGCTACATCTGTGAGAACGGCCCCGAGATCGAGCACCCGGCGATCGGCCGTATGCGGCGCCCGGACGCCGTGGTGATTCCCGAGGAGGTACTCGACGAAGAGGGCCTCGCAGTCGACGCCACACAGGTGCTGGCGGTCATCGAGATCGTCTCTCCGTCGAACCCCAACAACGACTACGGCGAGAAACTCACCGAGTACCCCGCCATGGGCATCGCGCACTACCTGATCGTCGACCCCCGTACGGGCACCATCGAGGTGCACTCGGACCCGTGCAAAGACCGCTACCAGCGCAAGGACCCGTACATCTTCGGCGACCATGTTCCCTGCGGCCCTTGGACTGTGGACACCCGGGAGTTCCGCCGCTACGGCAAGGCGGACCGCGAGTCGGAGAGGTGA